One genomic segment of Nitrospirota bacterium includes these proteins:
- a CDS encoding MFS transporter, producing MSDTRSMFSLPRTVVMLGVVSLLTDASSEMIYPLLPLFLVTTLGTSATFIGLIEGVAESTASLLKLASGWWSDRLGRRKPIVVAGYTLSACARPLVALAGAGWHVLVIRFTDRVGKGVRTAPRDALLAVSTQPDSWGKAFGFHRAMDHTGAIIGPLIASALLAWVLTDLRVLFALAAIPGILAVALLVTAVKEPSVASPSADPPIRLSLAPFSPRFKAVLGVVTLFTLGNSSDAFLLLKANAAGIGAASIPLLWIVLHLSKAVSSTPAGALSDRVGRPRLIIAGWLVYAAVYAGFAMADAAWQIWLLFAVYGLFFGLTEGVEKAYVADLAPAEHRGTAYGLYHAAVGVAALPSSLLMGLIWEQVSPAAAFSFGATLALLASVLFLTALRAPERTNENQASPV from the coding sequence ATGAGCGACACCCGCTCCATGTTCTCGCTGCCGCGAACCGTGGTGATGCTCGGGGTGGTCAGTCTGTTGACCGACGCCAGCAGCGAGATGATCTACCCGTTGCTGCCCCTGTTCCTGGTCACCACGCTCGGGACCAGCGCCACGTTCATCGGATTGATCGAAGGCGTGGCGGAGAGCACGGCCAGCTTGCTCAAGCTCGCGTCGGGATGGTGGTCGGACCGTCTGGGACGACGCAAGCCGATCGTGGTCGCGGGATATACCCTTTCGGCGTGCGCGCGACCCTTGGTCGCGCTCGCCGGCGCGGGCTGGCACGTGTTGGTGATTCGCTTTACCGACCGCGTGGGCAAAGGCGTGCGCACGGCTCCGCGCGACGCGTTACTGGCCGTCTCCACCCAACCGGACTCCTGGGGCAAAGCCTTCGGATTCCACCGCGCCATGGACCACACCGGCGCCATCATCGGCCCGCTCATTGCCTCGGCGTTGCTGGCCTGGGTGCTGACGGATCTGCGAGTCCTCTTCGCGCTGGCTGCCATTCCCGGCATCCTGGCGGTCGCACTGTTGGTGACGGCCGTGAAGGAACCGTCGGTAGCCTCTCCCTCCGCCGACCCACCGATCCGTCTCAGCCTTGCCCCGTTCTCGCCGCGGTTCAAGGCCGTGCTCGGCGTGGTGACCTTGTTCACCCTGGGCAACTCCAGCGACGCGTTCTTGTTGCTCAAAGCCAACGCAGCCGGCATCGGCGCTGCCTCGATTCCGCTGCTGTGGATTGTCCTGCACCTGAGCAAGGCCGTCAGTTCAACACCTGCTGGGGCGCTATCCGATCGAGTCGGCAGACCCCGACTCATCATTGCGGGATGGCTGGTCTATGCCGCGGTGTATGCGGGCTTTGCGATGGCGGATGCCGCCTGGCAAATCTGGCTATTGTTCGCCGTTTACGGGCTGTTCTTCGGCTTGACCGAGGGCGTGGAAAAGGCCTACGTCGCGGACCTCGCCCCCGCTGAACATCGCGGAACCGCCTACGGCCTGTACCACGCCGCCGTGGGCGTGGCCGCCCTGCCCTCAAGCCTGCTCATGGGGCTGATTTGGGAGCAGGTGAGTCCCGCCGCAGCATTTTCGTTCGGCGCCACCCTGGCCCTGCTCGCCTCGGTCCTGTTCTTGACCGCGCTTCGCGCCCCTGAGCGCACAAACGAGAATCAGGCTTCGCCAGTTTAA
- a CDS encoding porin — MIRRVAAALLGLLILGAPGSLLATSFSPYPDNASPITSGMIEVHLRALQIQAFRDEGTQLMDGTPIGSGTATGSSGALLRRAELSASGRVAPMVRYLVVADLAAESSPIIRDALIDLGSTPMFTLRVGQFRIPFGIETQLPSYALPFVNRMVATFLSEQPDEIPGFLQEWDQGVELYGEPISGPLNLAYALAVINGNGLNEDDTNSAKDVVGRIGLRLAGFQLGASWYRGKQQDVSLVDQTRNRAGWDIEFNPNPLKALLIRGELISGDDGSIGHRGWYLLAAYTIADRWTPAARVERWDPDRSAASDAITRTTLGVTYALADHTALSANYEFRSDDAHPGVDNLAVAQLQVTF, encoded by the coding sequence ATGATTCGGCGGGTCGCCGCCGCGTTACTCGGGCTCCTGATCCTGGGCGCCCCCGGATCACTCCTCGCCACCTCGTTTTCTCCCTATCCCGACAACGCATCCCCCATCACGAGCGGGATGATCGAAGTTCATCTGCGCGCACTTCAGATCCAGGCCTTTCGCGACGAAGGCACCCAGCTCATGGACGGAACACCCATCGGCTCGGGAACCGCCACCGGATCCAGCGGGGCGCTGCTTCGGCGCGCCGAGTTATCAGCTTCGGGCCGCGTCGCCCCGATGGTCCGCTATCTGGTGGTCGCCGACCTGGCGGCTGAGTCATCACCGATCATTCGGGACGCGCTGATCGACCTCGGCTCAACGCCCATGTTCACTCTGCGCGTCGGGCAGTTCCGCATCCCGTTCGGGATCGAGACGCAACTCCCGTCCTACGCCTTGCCCTTTGTGAACCGGATGGTGGCCACGTTCCTCAGCGAGCAGCCCGACGAAATCCCCGGCTTCCTCCAGGAGTGGGACCAGGGCGTCGAACTCTACGGCGAACCGATCAGCGGACCGCTCAACCTGGCGTATGCCCTCGCTGTCATCAACGGCAACGGACTGAACGAGGACGACACGAACAGCGCAAAGGATGTCGTGGGCCGTATCGGTTTGCGCCTGGCCGGGTTTCAACTCGGTGCGTCGTGGTACCGCGGCAAGCAGCAGGACGTTTCGCTGGTTGATCAGACGCGCAACCGCGCCGGGTGGGACATTGAGTTCAACCCTAACCCGCTCAAAGCCCTGCTCATCCGCGGCGAGCTGATCTCCGGCGACGACGGCTCGATCGGTCACCGCGGCTGGTACCTTCTCGCCGCATATACGATCGCGGACCGCTGGACCCCCGCCGCCCGCGTCGAGCGCTGGGACCCCGACCGATCCGCAGCCTCTGACGCCATCACCCGCACCACTCTTGGTGTGACCTACGCCCTCGCCGACCACACCGCGCTGTCCGCAAACTACGAATTTCGCTCCGACGACGCCCACCCCGGCGTAGACAATCTGGCGGTGGCACAACTTCAAGTTACGTTCTGA
- the dnaX gene encoding DNA polymerase III subunit gamma/tau, whose product MTYQILSRKWRPQGFAEVVGQEHVTRTLINAITSNRLAQAYLFSGPRGVGKTTTARILAKALNCSAAAQPTPTPCGQCPSCRDIAAGASVDVLEIDGASNTGVDDVRELREQVKYVPFQGRYKIYIIDEVHMLSNAAFNALLKTLEEPPPHLIFLFATTESHKILPTILSRCQHFHFKRVGRLDMMAQLGKIAAAEGLDIEERALALIAKVSEGSVRDALSVVDQVVAASGSTVREGDVVAMLGVVDREGFSALTRAICDKDAAAALTAARALFDHGHDVKLLCADLVEYVRHLTVLKLGGKAAEAIDLPREEVDELRTAAASFELDELVRLFSVFSQAQEDIRFAMYPPFTLEMALVKATRVVALEPIERLIARVEAIGSGIEPGTPQPPSARPPSAQPVAAAPPPKPTAAPEQAANQPIVGPMPDADHLWRLVMQRVAEEKPHLESYLRSGRPIAGGESELAVEYVQQDAWAADLASRDDNQAYVGRLLKELVGRDVAFRIRRAADAPRDGAPGRRASSERTDTRAPIGRTPPDDRGTESRQSALSEVMAHPVVKDALTIFGGEVMEIRDLGRRGDRREDEA is encoded by the coding sequence ATGACGTACCAAATTCTCTCGCGTAAGTGGCGGCCGCAAGGTTTTGCGGAAGTGGTCGGGCAGGAGCACGTGACCCGCACGCTGATCAACGCGATCACCTCGAACCGCCTCGCGCAAGCCTACTTGTTTTCCGGGCCGCGCGGCGTGGGCAAGACCACGACCGCCAGAATCCTCGCCAAGGCGCTCAACTGCTCCGCCGCCGCGCAGCCGACACCGACTCCGTGCGGGCAGTGTCCGTCGTGTCGCGACATCGCGGCCGGAGCGTCGGTCGACGTGCTCGAAATCGACGGCGCGTCCAACACCGGCGTCGACGACGTGCGCGAGCTGCGCGAGCAGGTCAAGTACGTGCCGTTTCAGGGGCGTTACAAGATCTACATCATCGATGAAGTGCACATGTTGTCCAACGCGGCGTTCAATGCGTTGCTCAAGACGCTCGAGGAACCCCCTCCGCATTTGATTTTCCTCTTCGCCACCACCGAATCCCACAAGATCCTGCCCACGATCCTGTCGCGTTGCCAGCACTTTCATTTCAAGCGGGTGGGGCGGCTGGATATGATGGCGCAACTCGGCAAGATCGCGGCTGCCGAGGGGCTGGACATCGAAGAGCGCGCGTTGGCGCTGATCGCCAAGGTATCGGAGGGCAGCGTGCGCGACGCGCTGAGCGTGGTGGACCAGGTCGTGGCGGCCAGCGGGTCCACGGTCCGAGAAGGCGATGTCGTGGCCATGCTGGGCGTGGTGGATCGCGAGGGGTTTTCGGCGTTGACGCGGGCGATCTGCGACAAAGACGCGGCGGCGGCGCTGACGGCGGCACGCGCGTTGTTCGACCACGGGCACGACGTCAAGTTGCTGTGTGCGGACCTGGTCGAGTACGTCCGTCATCTGACCGTCCTCAAGCTGGGGGGCAAGGCGGCGGAAGCGATCGATCTCCCGCGAGAGGAAGTCGACGAGTTGCGGACCGCCGCGGCGTCATTCGAGTTGGATGAGCTGGTTCGACTCTTCAGCGTGTTTTCGCAAGCCCAAGAGGACATCCGGTTTGCGATGTATCCGCCCTTCACCTTGGAAATGGCGTTGGTGAAGGCCACGCGGGTGGTGGCGTTGGAACCCATCGAACGCCTCATCGCGCGGGTCGAGGCGATCGGTTCAGGGATCGAGCCGGGGACGCCGCAGCCACCGTCGGCACGACCGCCTTCCGCGCAGCCGGTGGCCGCCGCTCCCCCACCGAAACCCACTGCTGCACCGGAACAGGCGGCGAATCAACCGATCGTGGGACCGATGCCGGACGCGGACCACCTGTGGCGCCTGGTCATGCAACGGGTCGCGGAAGAAAAGCCCCATTTGGAGTCGTACCTTCGCAGCGGTCGGCCGATCGCCGGTGGGGAGAGTGAATTGGCGGTGGAGTATGTGCAACAGGACGCCTGGGCCGCTGACTTGGCGTCTCGGGATGATAACCAGGCGTATGTCGGTCGACTCCTGAAGGAACTCGTGGGCCGTGACGTCGCGTTTCGTATCCGTCGCGCTGCGGACGCCCCGCGCGACGGCGCGCCCGGACGGCGCGCCTCCTCCGAACGCACCGACACGCGGGCGCCCATCGGCCGGACCCCTCCTGATGATCGCGGCACCGAGTCGCGCCAATCGGCGCTCTCCGAGGTGATGGCGCATCCCGTGGTCAAAGACGCGTTGACGATATTCGGCGGCGAGGTGATGGAGATCCGGGATCTGGGACGGCGCGGGGATCGACGTGAAGACGAGGCGTGA
- the acpS gene encoding holo-ACP synthase: MNSAVIGVGIDLVRISRVRGILGRWADRFFQRVLSPQETAYCRARRDPAPHVAARFAAKEAAMKALGLGWVGASWREVEIVNAPSGQPQLRVSGRAAARMASLGADNALVSLTHDGDYAAAHVILSRSSPAAEHA; this comes from the coding sequence ATGAACTCAGCGGTCATCGGCGTCGGCATTGATCTGGTTCGCATTTCTCGGGTGCGGGGCATCCTCGGACGGTGGGCGGATCGTTTCTTCCAGCGCGTGCTCAGTCCGCAGGAGACGGCCTACTGCCGCGCTCGCCGCGATCCCGCGCCGCACGTGGCGGCGCGGTTCGCGGCCAAAGAAGCCGCGATGAAAGCCCTGGGCCTCGGGTGGGTCGGCGCGTCCTGGCGCGAGGTGGAGATCGTGAACGCGCCCTCGGGCCAGCCCCAGTTGCGCGTGTCAGGCCGCGCCGCGGCGCGCATGGCGTCTCTGGGCGCGGACAATGCATTGGTCAGCCTGACCCACGACGGCGATTATGCCGCGGCCCACGTGATCTTGAGTCGCAGCTCACCGGCGGCGGAACACGCCTGA
- the tadA gene encoding tRNA adenosine(34) deaminase TadA: MNVEMTAAAVDEQWMGLALQEAKAAAQEDEAPVGAIVVLDGEVVARARNRRESDRDPTAHAELIALRDAATTLGRWRLSGATVYVTLEPCPMCAGAMILARVDRVVYGAADPKAGACGSVVDLFEPRRFNHRPEIIGGVMAEACGRVLSDFFVGKRGKERWPSPVEGV; the protein is encoded by the coding sequence ATGAACGTTGAGATGACCGCGGCGGCCGTGGACGAGCAGTGGATGGGGCTCGCGCTGCAAGAAGCCAAGGCTGCGGCGCAGGAAGATGAAGCGCCGGTGGGCGCGATCGTGGTGCTGGACGGAGAAGTCGTTGCCCGCGCCCGCAACCGCCGCGAAAGCGACCGCGATCCCACCGCCCACGCGGAGTTGATCGCGTTGCGCGACGCGGCCACAACCCTCGGCCGCTGGCGTCTGTCCGGCGCGACGGTGTACGTGACCCTGGAGCCGTGCCCGATGTGCGCGGGCGCGATGATTCTGGCGCGCGTCGATCGCGTCGTGTACGGTGCGGCTGATCCCAAGGCCGGAGCGTGCGGGTCGGTCGTGGATCTGTTCGAACCAAGACGGTTCAACCATCGCCCGGAGATCATCGGCGGCGTCATGGCCGAGGCGTGCGGGCGGGTGCTCAGCGATTTTTTTGTGGGCAAGCGAGGAAAGGAGAGATGGCCGAGTCCGGTTGAAGGCGTCTGA
- a CDS encoding YbaB/EbfC family nucleoid-associated protein: MLGNKRMMGDLLRQAQALQERMAKLQEEVGRKTVEGSAGGGMVTVVANGRQEVLSIKLDPEVVKAQDQEMLQDLIVAGVNDALKKAQAMMAEEMKGITGGLGLNIPGLM, from the coding sequence ATGTTGGGGAACAAACGAATGATGGGTGATCTCTTGCGCCAGGCTCAGGCGCTTCAAGAGCGGATGGCGAAGCTACAGGAAGAAGTCGGGCGGAAAACCGTCGAGGGGTCGGCCGGCGGGGGAATGGTCACGGTCGTGGCCAACGGCCGTCAGGAGGTGCTGTCCATCAAATTGGACCCCGAAGTGGTGAAGGCCCAGGATCAGGAGATGCTGCAAGACCTGATCGTGGCGGGTGTCAACGACGCGTTGAAGAAAGCGCAGGCGATGATGGCGGAGGAGATGAAGGGGATCACCGGGGGGTTGGGGCTCAACATTCCAGGGTTGATGTGA
- the rpsU gene encoding 30S ribosomal protein S21, producing MKIVVSDNQVDKALRVLKKKLIKEGLLKEMKKREYYEKPSVKRKRKEKESRKRLRKLQAKKTP from the coding sequence ATGAAAATCGTTGTCAGCGATAATCAGGTCGATAAGGCCCTTCGGGTCCTCAAGAAGAAACTCATCAAAGAGGGCCTGCTCAAGGAAATGAAGAAGCGCGAGTACTACGAAAAGCCGAGCGTGAAACGTAAACGCAAGGAAAAGGAATCGCGCAAACGCCTCCGCAAGCTCCAAGCCAAGAAAACCCCGTAA
- the recR gene encoding recombination mediator RecR translates to MVNGVFQRVVDSFKRLPGIGQKTAQRLGFYLLKMPEGEAEAIAQAILDLKARMRFCPVCQNMTEAALCELCSDPGRDRTRILVVEEPSTVYAIERTGEYHGLYHVLLGAISPLDGVRPEDIKAKELLDRLNGGEVQEVIMATDPNIEGEATALYLTRLIKPLGIKVTRLAYGIPVGIDLEFADDVTLIKSLEGRRDF, encoded by the coding sequence ATGGTCAACGGTGTCTTTCAACGGGTAGTGGATTCGTTTAAGCGGTTGCCAGGCATCGGGCAAAAAACCGCGCAGCGTCTCGGCTTCTACCTCCTGAAAATGCCCGAGGGTGAGGCCGAGGCGATCGCCCAGGCCATTCTCGATCTGAAGGCGCGGATGCGCTTTTGCCCGGTGTGCCAAAACATGACCGAGGCCGCGCTCTGTGAGCTCTGTTCCGACCCCGGACGGGACCGCACGCGGATCTTGGTGGTGGAGGAGCCCAGCACGGTCTATGCGATCGAACGCACGGGCGAGTACCACGGGCTGTATCACGTGTTGCTGGGGGCGATTTCTCCGCTGGACGGCGTCAGACCGGAAGACATCAAGGCCAAAGAACTGCTGGACCGCCTCAACGGGGGCGAGGTTCAGGAAGTGATCATGGCCACGGACCCCAACATCGAGGGCGAAGCCACGGCGCTCTACCTGACCCGTTTGATCAAGCCGTTGGGCATCAAGGTCACCCGCCTGGCCTACGGGATTCCGGTCGGGATCGACCTCGAGTTTGCCGACGATGTGACGCTCATCAAGTCGTTGGAGGGCAGGAGGGACTTCTGA
- a CDS encoding type II toxin-antitoxin system HicB family antitoxin: MQIRLTAVFRTVPEGYIGFVEELPGANTQGATLEEARANLQEAVALVLEANRTLAEESLRGQDVIREPLSITAA, translated from the coding sequence ATGCAGATACGACTGACGGCTGTATTTAGAACTGTTCCGGAAGGGTATATCGGGTTTGTGGAAGAGCTGCCCGGGGCTAACACGCAGGGCGCCACCCTCGAAGAAGCACGGGCCAACTTGCAGGAAGCGGTGGCGTTAGTCTTGGAAGCCAATCGGACACTTGCTGAAGAATCCCTGCGGGGTCAAGATGTGATCCGCGAGCCGCTGTCCATCACCGCTGCGTGA
- a CDS encoding uracil-DNA glycosylase yields the protein MAADHPVRDSRPFGDIVRQAKLHLAYAREVGVRDVPAPSRSAAPGVERDPAVDLERLRRETIGDCRRCKLAPGRTHLVFGVGNPRAELVFVGEAPGAEEDAQGIPFVGAAGQLLTKIIEAMGLRRDNVYIANIIKCRPPGNRNPQPDEIASCEPFLIAQLDIIRPRVICALGTFASQTLLRTKEPISRLRGRWHAYQGIPLMPTFHPAYLLRNPGDKKTVWADVRLVMAQLGLPSSAPGRR from the coding sequence ATGGCGGCTGACCATCCCGTTCGAGACTCCCGGCCCTTCGGCGACATCGTGCGCCAGGCGAAGCTCCACCTCGCGTACGCGCGCGAGGTGGGCGTGCGGGACGTCCCTGCGCCGTCGCGAAGCGCCGCTCCCGGTGTGGAACGTGATCCCGCTGTGGATTTGGAGCGGCTGCGCCGCGAGACGATCGGCGATTGCCGTCGGTGCAAGCTGGCGCCGGGCCGGACGCACCTCGTGTTCGGCGTCGGCAACCCCCGGGCCGAACTGGTCTTCGTGGGGGAGGCCCCGGGAGCGGAGGAAGACGCCCAAGGCATCCCGTTCGTCGGCGCGGCCGGTCAACTCTTGACCAAGATCATCGAAGCGATGGGGTTGCGGCGAGACAACGTGTACATCGCCAATATCATCAAGTGCCGCCCTCCCGGCAACCGCAACCCTCAGCCCGACGAGATCGCGTCGTGCGAGCCGTTTCTGATCGCGCAATTGGACATCATCCGTCCCAGGGTCATCTGCGCGCTCGGCACGTTCGCCTCACAGACGCTGCTGAGGACCAAAGAACCCATTTCGCGCCTGCGCGGTCGGTGGCACGCCTACCAGGGGATCCCGCTGATGCCGACCTTCCATCCCGCCTACCTGTTGCGCAACCCCGGGGACAAGAAGACGGTGTGGGCGGACGTCAGGTTGGTCATGGCGCAGCTCGGCCTTCCCTCGTCCGCACCCGGACGCCGTTAG
- a CDS encoding NAD(P)H-hydrate dehydratase — MHIVTAEEMRRLDADAQSTYGIPVTILMEQAGMGVVRELERRFGDPAGRSVVVLAGKGHNGGDGLVAARHLIQRGAHVRVFLTFPFDASRGEARVQSQIVRAIGGLMFDPSGYDRDRFRAALQEADLIIDALVGTGLSAPITGLAADLIADLNSSGKPVTAVDIPSGISADTGEPLGTAVRAALTVTFALPKRGHFLPPGSDHTGELRVVDIGIPRRAIERAALPLSVFTKEDAAAVVPTRPREGHKGTFGHVLVVAGSVGKSGAAILTSRAALRTGAGLTTLACPESVLRSGEEKPAEIMTLPLPETPEHALSARSLDLLLTAPKNATVAAIGPGLSTHPETQATIRELVARLSIPMVIDADGLNALADHLDPLKRPHAPMVLTPHPGEMGRLTRLGAREVQRRRIDLAMEFAKAHQVVLVLKGARTVVASPDGRVTLNPTGNSGMATAGTGDVLTGMIAALLAQGLAPADAARLGVYLHGAAGDAVAGERGERGMMAGDLIDRIPSVLNHLVPPPATSGQRLFKRPPSSTRSDE; from the coding sequence ATGCATATCGTCACCGCAGAGGAAATGCGCCGGCTCGACGCCGACGCCCAGAGCACGTACGGCATCCCGGTCACGATCCTCATGGAGCAAGCCGGCATGGGGGTCGTGCGCGAGCTGGAGCGGCGCTTTGGGGACCCGGCGGGGCGCTCGGTCGTGGTGCTGGCCGGCAAGGGCCACAACGGGGGCGACGGCCTGGTCGCGGCCAGGCATCTCATCCAACGCGGGGCGCACGTCCGCGTGTTCTTGACCTTTCCTTTTGACGCCAGTCGCGGTGAAGCACGAGTCCAGAGCCAGATCGTCCGCGCAATCGGCGGACTCATGTTCGATCCCTCGGGATACGATCGGGACCGGTTTCGCGCCGCGTTGCAGGAGGCCGACCTGATCATCGACGCCCTAGTCGGGACCGGGCTGTCCGCGCCCATCACCGGTCTCGCCGCCGACCTGATCGCGGATCTCAACTCGTCCGGCAAACCCGTGACCGCGGTGGACATCCCCTCCGGAATCAGCGCCGACACCGGGGAACCGCTCGGCACCGCGGTGCGCGCTGCGCTCACCGTGACGTTCGCTCTGCCCAAGCGCGGGCATTTCTTGCCGCCAGGATCCGATCACACCGGCGAGCTGCGGGTGGTGGACATCGGCATCCCGCGCCGAGCCATCGAACGCGCCGCACTCCCGCTGTCGGTCTTCACCAAAGAAGACGCCGCGGCCGTGGTTCCCACCCGCCCGCGCGAGGGGCACAAGGGCACGTTCGGTCACGTCCTGGTGGTGGCGGGGTCGGTCGGCAAGAGCGGCGCCGCGATTCTCACGTCCCGAGCCGCGCTGCGCACCGGCGCGGGGTTGACCACGCTCGCCTGCCCGGAAAGCGTCCTGCGCTCCGGGGAGGAGAAGCCCGCGGAAATCATGACCCTTCCTCTGCCCGAGACCCCGGAACACGCGCTCTCGGCGCGCAGCCTCGACCTCTTGCTCACCGCGCCGAAGAATGCCACGGTCGCTGCGATCGGACCGGGGCTTTCCACCCATCCCGAGACGCAAGCCACGATCCGCGAGTTGGTGGCGCGCCTGTCGATACCGATGGTCATCGACGCCGATGGGCTCAACGCGCTCGCCGATCATCTGGATCCCCTGAAACGCCCGCACGCGCCCATGGTCCTGACCCCACACCCCGGGGAAATGGGACGACTGACCCGCCTGGGCGCGCGCGAGGTGCAACGCCGAAGGATCGACCTGGCCATGGAATTCGCCAAGGCGCACCAAGTCGTGTTGGTGCTCAAAGGCGCGCGAACCGTGGTAGCGAGTCCGGACGGGCGCGTCACGCTCAACCCCACCGGCAACTCCGGGATGGCCACGGCCGGAACCGGCGACGTGCTGACCGGGATGATCGCGGCGCTGCTCGCTCAGGGCCTGGCGCCGGCGGATGCCGCGCGGCTCGGGGTGTATCTCCACGGGGCGGCCGGCGACGCGGTGGCCGGGGAGCGCGGAGAGCGCGGCATGATGGCCGGAGATTTGATCGACCGTATTCCGTCCGTTCTGAATCATCTGGTTCCGCCGCCGGCGACCTCGGGGCAACGGCTGTTCAAACGTCCACCATCCAGCACCAGGAGTGACGAATGA
- the tsaE gene encoding tRNA (adenosine(37)-N6)-threonylcarbamoyltransferase complex ATPase subunit type 1 TsaE, whose translation MAAVMGPGTAWRCVSASEDDTRELGRTLGTRATGGEVLALIGELGAGKTRFVQGLAEGLGVEPRRVSSPTFAIRHDHVGRFALLHLDFYRLHDADEIDWLGVLDAPEQAVIAIEWADRLPDALPADRLDIVFTAAQGAGDRILSWTARGPRHERALAAVRAVHGG comes from the coding sequence ATGGCGGCTGTGATGGGACCGGGCACCGCGTGGCGCTGCGTGTCGGCCTCGGAGGACGACACGCGGGAGTTGGGCCGGACGTTGGGCACCCGTGCGACCGGAGGTGAAGTGCTGGCGTTGATCGGCGAACTCGGCGCCGGCAAGACGCGTTTCGTGCAGGGGCTCGCCGAGGGATTGGGCGTGGAGCCGCGGCGCGTGTCCAGCCCGACCTTCGCCATCCGACACGATCACGTCGGGCGGTTCGCGTTGCTCCATTTGGACTTTTACCGACTGCACGACGCCGACGAGATCGATTGGCTCGGCGTCCTGGACGCGCCCGAGCAGGCCGTGATTGCCATCGAGTGGGCCGATCGCCTGCCGGATGCCTTGCCCGCCGACCGGCTGGACATCGTGTTCACCGCGGCCCAGGGCGCTGGGGACCGGATCCTTTCGTGGACCGCTCGGGGCCCGCGCCACGAACGCGCGCTCGCCGCGGTTCGCGCCGTTCATGGCGGCTGA
- a CDS encoding type II toxin-antitoxin system HicA family toxin: MKRRDLIRHLEVHGCVLLREGGSHSVYVNRAAQKTSTVPRHREINDFLARKICRDLQIPEP, encoded by the coding sequence GTGAAACGGCGTGACCTTATCCGCCATTTGGAAGTGCACGGTTGTGTGCTGTTGCGTGAAGGCGGTAGCCACAGCGTCTATGTGAACCGGGCCGCGCAAAAGACCTCGACGGTTCCTCGCCATCGCGAGATCAACGACTTTCTGGCACGCAAAATCTGCCGAGATCTCCAGATTCCAGAGCCTTAA